A region from the Vicia villosa cultivar HV-30 ecotype Madison, WI linkage group LG3, Vvil1.0, whole genome shotgun sequence genome encodes:
- the LOC131655415 gene encoding uncharacterized protein LOC131655415: MAELPLPEVQTNGVGPTATLNPSEPHGSKRQRRPSVRLGDIGDQPSDSHHRRTSKSWRFGIGNVSGKPSKTRPLTNLTSVSDFDETLENEERETNTDGVIIGSWKVKRGSKRPRSNWGSSRIDEGENIDDDDVHHDFEGDNSGRSVHSSENLGEYNVRDRNEDGGRGSCGEDGVRIWLNGLGLGRYAPVFQIHEVDDEVLPLLTLEDLKDMGINAVGSRRKLHCAIQKLGKGFS, encoded by the coding sequence ATGGCGGAACTCCCGTTACCGGAGGTACAGACAAACGGCGTAGGACCAACCGCGACACTAAACCCCTCAGAACCCCACGGATCGAAGCGCCAACGCAGGCCAAGCGTCCGATTAGGCGACATCGGAGACCAACCCTCAGACTCCCACCATCGCCGCACCTCAAAATCCTGGCGATTCGGCATCGGCAACGTCTCAGGTAAACCCTCGAAGACTCGTCCTTTGACCAATTTGACTTCGGTATCCGATTTCGACGAAACACTGGAAAACGAAGAACGAGAAACCAACACAGACGGCGTAATCATCGGTAGCTGGAAAGTGAAACGAGGGTCCAAGAGACCTCGATCGAATTGGGGCTCTTCGCGAATCGACGAAGGCGAAAACATCGATGATGATGATGTGCATCATGATTTTGAAGGTGATAACTCGGGTAGATCGGTTCATTCGTCGGAGAATTTGGGTGAGTACAATGTTAGGGATAGGAATGAAGATGGTGGAAGAGGAAGTTGTGGTGAAGATGGTGTTAGAATTTGGCTTAATGGATTAGGTTTAGGTCGATATGCGCCTGTTTTTCAAATTcatgaggttgatgatgaagttttgcCTTTGTTAACACTTGAGGATCTTAAAGATATGGGTATTAATGCAGTTGGTTCTAGAAGGAAATTGCATTGCGCAATTCAGAAGCTTGGGAAGGGTTTCTCATAA